From the genome of Candidatus Sysuiplasma jiujiangense, one region includes:
- a CDS encoding helix-turn-helix domain-containing protein, whose product MGWVLPNIAPKSIIELSKKERKELESTVRKSTSAQRDVLRASIVLLAADGMSNYGIARKLRCASNTVRTWRRRFAEKRVDGLGDEERSGRPRIYDDQVRATIKAIACERPSQLGLPLSRLSLNDIRKAAETQLQRTPGMTTIQEWLSADAIRPWYRRSWIFPRDPQFAEKAAPILDLYRGFWKGKRLDDSDVIL is encoded by the coding sequence ATGGGATGGGTATTGCCAAATATAGCGCCAAAGTCAATCATTGAACTCTCAAAGAAGGAAAGAAAGGAACTTGAATCAACTGTAAGGAAATCAACATCAGCACAGCGTGATGTGCTGCGTGCAAGCATAGTGCTGCTCGCAGCAGACGGTATGAGCAATTACGGCATAGCGCGGAAACTCCGCTGTGCGTCGAACACAGTACGCACATGGAGGAGAAGGTTCGCAGAGAAGAGAGTTGACGGTCTCGGAGACGAGGAGAGGAGCGGCAGGCCGCGCATCTACGACGACCAGGTCAGGGCAACCATAAAGGCGATAGCGTGCGAACGGCCTTCACAGCTCGGTCTGCCGCTCAGCAGGCTGTCGCTGAACGACATAAGGAAGGCGGCGGAAACACAGCTGCAGAGGACACCGGGCATGACGACAATACAGGAATGGCTGAGCGCTGATGCAATAAGGCCATGGTACCGGCGTTCCTGGATATTTCCCAGAGATCCGCAGTTCGCGGAGAAGGCCGCTCCCATTCTCGATCTCTATCGAGGCTTCTGGAAGGGAAAGAGGCTGGATGACAGTGATGTCATCCTC
- a CDS encoding hydantoinase B/oxoprolinase family protein → MESFTSEIISSSLMYASEEMGIVLRNSAYSPNIKDRMDHSCALLDREGRLIAQAEHIPVHLGSLPWGLGRTLQHMRREGMQISVGDMIAVNNPYLSGTHLNDITVIRPVFHKGKLAAFAANKAHHSDVGGKVPGSIPFDAEELFQEGFIIDPVKLMKKGRTDVSFIRLLSSNSRDPYQRRGDIRAQIAANLLGETRLRALLEKYGIRSFEEANETAIQRSREITEHRLSEMKDGISGAEDYMELPDGRKVVLRVRLKKKGRRLTADYEGTAEQVRTPLNAVFGVTLSGVYFVLRAIAGTDIVTNDGCFSPVDVRVPERSLLNPEFPFPVSAGNTETSMRNVDVLFRAFAGFAPGKVPAACGGSMNNVMIGGVSHGSTWSFYETNGVGSGAYDGGDGVSGIQCNMTNTMNTPAEIVELDYPIEIVRYELRTGSGGAGRWRGGCGIDRAYRALEKMTLTVVAERENTFPYGLEGGEDGKGSEFHLMKNSSPGTWKRVPSKCSIEMEQGDIFLIRTAGGGGYGNANERTLTDRINDERQGLTQAVSPPVRFSENTEIV, encoded by the coding sequence GTGGAGTCATTCACTTCAGAAATCATCTCATCATCGCTCATGTATGCCAGCGAGGAGATGGGCATAGTCCTGCGGAATTCAGCCTATTCTCCGAACATAAAGGACAGGATGGATCACTCCTGCGCCCTGCTGGACAGGGAGGGACGGCTCATCGCGCAGGCGGAGCATATACCGGTTCATCTCGGATCCCTGCCGTGGGGACTCGGCAGGACGCTGCAGCACATGAGGAGGGAAGGCATGCAGATTTCCGTGGGAGACATGATTGCTGTAAACAACCCCTACCTCTCCGGAACGCATCTTAACGACATAACGGTGATAAGGCCTGTCTTCCACAAAGGAAAGCTAGCAGCATTCGCGGCGAACAAGGCTCATCATTCGGACGTGGGTGGAAAGGTTCCCGGAAGCATTCCGTTCGATGCAGAGGAACTCTTCCAGGAAGGTTTTATAATTGATCCGGTGAAGCTTATGAAGAAGGGAAGGACAGATGTGTCTTTCATAAGGCTTCTGTCTTCCAATTCAAGGGATCCTTATCAGAGACGTGGAGACATCAGGGCACAGATTGCAGCAAATCTGCTCGGTGAAACCAGGCTGCGGGCACTGCTCGAAAAATACGGTATCCGGAGTTTTGAAGAAGCAAACGAAACAGCAATACAGCGCTCGAGGGAAATAACTGAACACAGGCTATCGGAAATGAAGGACGGCATTTCCGGCGCGGAGGATTACATGGAACTGCCGGACGGCAGGAAGGTAGTGCTGCGCGTCAGACTTAAGAAGAAGGGCAGGCGGCTGACTGCCGACTACGAAGGAACAGCGGAGCAGGTGAGGACACCGCTGAATGCTGTTTTCGGCGTCACGCTTTCAGGTGTGTATTTTGTACTCAGGGCAATTGCAGGAACGGACATAGTGACGAACGATGGCTGCTTTTCACCGGTCGATGTCAGGGTTCCCGAACGCAGCCTGCTGAATCCGGAATTTCCGTTCCCTGTTTCCGCAGGTAACACTGAAACAAGCATGAGAAACGTCGATGTCCTTTTCCGCGCATTTGCAGGGTTTGCTCCGGGAAAGGTGCCCGCCGCATGCGGCGGTTCAATGAACAACGTGATGATTGGAGGAGTTTCGCACGGCTCGACCTGGTCGTTCTACGAGACGAACGGCGTCGGCTCGGGGGCATATGACGGGGGCGACGGCGTCAGTGGCATACAGTGCAATATGACCAACACGATGAACACGCCCGCGGAAATAGTCGAGCTTGATTATCCCATTGAGATAGTCAGATATGAACTTCGGACCGGAAGCGGGGGGGCCGGCAGATGGCGTGGCGGCTGCGGCATCGATCGTGCTTACAGGGCCCTGGAAAAAATGACGCTCACAGTTGTCGCCGAAAGGGAGAATACATTCCCGTATGGCCTTGAAGGGGGAGAGGACGGCAAAGGTTCTGAATTCCACTTAATGAAAAATTCTTCGCCTGGAACCTGGAAGCGCGTACCCTCAAAGTGTTCCATTGAAATGGAACAGGGAGACATTTTTCTCATCCGCACTGCCGGAGGCGGCGGATACGGAAATGCAAACGAAAGGACTCTCACGGACCGCATTAATGACGAGCGGCAGGGCCTGACTCAGGCGGTTTCCCCTCCTGTGCGTTTTTCTGAAAACACGGAAATTGTTTAA
- a CDS encoding hydantoinase/oxoprolinase family protein yields the protein MKPEAVVVGIDIGGTFTDIVASDDHGRRLFTVKIATTEKPEDALIEGVRAASSPGKPGLVLHSGTIATNTLLTHKNWPRVALVTTEGFRDVIEIGRMRRAELYNLKLKRPEQIVTRERRITVRERTDAGGRVLMKPAEAELETASASLRKISPGVVVVSFINSYANGSNEQFAAGFLRSMGFRTVSSSDIDPQPGEFERTSTAVVNAVLSPAVSGYISGITERLKKEFGSVPLYIMQSDGGLNTAADVVDRPVSMIESGPASGVVSALHLSRLTGIRDIITFDMGGTTAKAGVIHNGEIEHSYEFEAAGTTHSGRSIRGSGYTVRFPFIDLAETGAGGGSLAWLDDGGSLRVGPQSAGSIPGPACYGRAGREPTVTDANLLLNRLPGDALLGGAMPLDRKAAEDALSERLCSRLGTGICETALGILAVANLNMSKILRIVSIERGLDPRGFSMLCFGGAGPLHAAELAEDIGIKSIIVPEHPGLFSALGLVVSDIRREYFAGAMKKLDELDSREISAYFEKLEEKAHAEISGDFTDTGRFHFIRQAMLRYEGQGAETAITLPSRGGWWKGEDLPEKIARLFGRRHRRLYGYVSAEDPVLFVSARVTAVGVRKKAVMEGCATGSRRLSKEAVTGWTEVWFGDEAEETPVVSREKIVPGNRFDGPALVRQYDTTTVIPKGWRAEMDRWKNIVLRRR from the coding sequence GTGAAACCGGAAGCAGTCGTCGTAGGCATCGACATAGGGGGAACATTCACAGACATCGTCGCGTCTGACGACCACGGGCGAAGACTTTTCACAGTCAAGATAGCTACGACGGAGAAGCCCGAAGACGCTCTGATTGAAGGGGTGAGAGCCGCATCTTCCCCCGGCAAACCGGGCCTCGTGCTGCATTCGGGCACGATTGCAACCAATACATTGCTGACACACAAAAACTGGCCGCGGGTTGCGCTCGTGACGACAGAAGGTTTCAGGGATGTTATAGAGATAGGACGGATGAGGAGAGCTGAATTATACAATCTTAAACTGAAGCGACCGGAACAGATTGTGACAAGAGAGCGGAGAATAACGGTCAGGGAACGCACTGACGCAGGCGGAAGAGTTCTGATGAAACCAGCTGAAGCGGAGCTTGAGACGGCGTCAGCTTCCCTGCGGAAAATTTCTCCCGGGGTCGTAGTCGTTTCATTCATCAACTCCTATGCAAACGGGAGCAATGAGCAATTTGCCGCAGGTTTCCTGCGCAGCATGGGCTTCAGAACCGTCTCCTCCAGCGACATAGATCCGCAGCCGGGGGAGTTCGAGAGGACGAGCACCGCTGTGGTGAATGCGGTTCTCAGCCCGGCTGTCTCCGGTTACATCAGCGGAATAACAGAGCGCCTGAAGAAGGAGTTCGGATCTGTCCCCCTGTACATAATGCAGTCCGACGGCGGCCTCAACACCGCAGCGGATGTGGTAGACAGACCTGTCTCGATGATAGAGTCGGGTCCAGCAAGCGGCGTGGTTTCTGCGCTGCATCTTTCAAGACTGACAGGGATCAGAGACATTATCACATTCGATATGGGAGGCACGACTGCAAAGGCCGGCGTGATTCACAATGGCGAGATCGAGCATTCCTACGAGTTCGAGGCGGCCGGCACCACTCACAGCGGACGCTCGATCAGGGGCAGCGGTTATACCGTCAGATTTCCATTCATAGATCTTGCGGAGACCGGCGCAGGAGGAGGCTCCTTAGCCTGGCTGGATGATGGCGGCTCCCTTCGCGTGGGACCGCAGAGTGCCGGTTCCATACCCGGTCCGGCATGCTACGGCAGGGCGGGAAGGGAGCCAACCGTTACAGACGCCAATCTGCTGCTTAACAGACTGCCGGGAGATGCTCTTCTTGGTGGGGCAATGCCGCTGGACAGAAAGGCGGCGGAAGACGCGCTGTCCGAAAGGTTGTGTTCAAGACTCGGGACAGGCATTTGCGAAACAGCCCTGGGCATCCTGGCAGTGGCAAATCTGAACATGTCAAAGATCCTGAGGATAGTGAGCATTGAACGCGGACTCGATCCAAGAGGATTCTCAATGCTGTGCTTCGGCGGTGCAGGTCCTCTTCATGCAGCGGAACTTGCAGAGGATATCGGCATCAAATCGATAATTGTCCCGGAGCATCCCGGACTCTTCTCCGCACTCGGACTTGTTGTTTCGGACATCAGGAGAGAATACTTTGCGGGCGCAATGAAAAAGCTTGATGAACTGGATTCGCGCGAAATATCCGCATATTTCGAAAAGCTGGAGGAGAAGGCCCATGCGGAAATTTCCGGCGATTTCACTGACACAGGCCGATTCCACTTCATAAGACAGGCGATGCTCCGTTATGAGGGACAGGGCGCAGAAACTGCAATAACGCTTCCCTCCCGTGGGGGATGGTGGAAGGGGGAAGACCTGCCGGAAAAGATCGCGCGACTGTTCGGCAGAAGGCACAGAAGACTCTATGGTTACGTTTCGGCAGAAGACCCTGTGCTCTTTGTGTCCGCACGTGTTACGGCCGTCGGAGTAAGGAAGAAGGCAGTCATGGAAGGATGCGCAACCGGCAGCAGGAGATTGTCGAAGGAGGCGGTGACAGGCTGGACTGAGGTATGGTTTGGCGATGAGGCGGAAGAAACACCTGTTGTTTCACGGGAGAAAATCGTTCCCGGAAACAGATTCGACGGACCTGCACTCGTAAGGCAGTACGACACAACGACAGTCATTCCGAAGGGGTGGAGGGCAGAGATGGACCGGTGGAAAAATATCGTTCTGAGGAGGAGGTGA
- the lysS gene encoding lysine--tRNA ligase — MQESPDSGKADEVNRLMEVRRNKLKRQIELGLNPFAYSFSRTHTSAAVRENYASATHEPSADTVRVAGRVMSVRDHGKSCFMSLKDRSGTIQLYGREDKLGSDLYPLFKEIDAGDIVGIEGRVFRTRRGEITIDVTSFTPLAKSLRPLPEKFHGLRDVEARYRMRYVDLAVNDEVLSTFIMRSRIISAIRRWLDDRDFIEVETPVLTPVPGGALARPFVTHYNFLEQDFYLRIATELYLKRLIVGGMEKVYEIGKDFRNEDIDTTHNPEFTMLELYQAYADYNDIMSLTESLVSDALLSVKGDYTVSYRGNSLDFKPPWRRITMVDAIREIGEIDIDADDAESLQKTAAKLKLEDIQDGMSAGELIAEIFDQKVQEMIVQPTIVYDHPVEVSPLAKKKRGNPRFAERFEPFVCGMEFGNAFSELNDPIEQKENFERQRVRREGGDVEAHPYDEDYIVAMEYGLPPTGGLGLGIDRLCMVFSGTDSIKEVILFPQLKRKEE, encoded by the coding sequence ATGCAGGAATCCCCGGACAGTGGAAAGGCCGACGAAGTCAACAGGCTCATGGAAGTCAGGAGAAACAAGCTGAAGAGGCAGATAGAGCTGGGACTGAATCCGTTCGCATATTCCTTCAGCAGGACACACACTTCAGCAGCAGTCAGGGAGAATTATGCCTCCGCAACACATGAACCCTCTGCCGATACAGTAAGAGTGGCGGGCAGGGTTATGTCCGTCAGGGATCACGGGAAGTCATGTTTCATGAGCCTGAAGGACAGAAGCGGTACCATACAGTTGTATGGACGGGAGGATAAACTCGGCAGTGACCTCTACCCGCTTTTCAAGGAGATCGATGCCGGCGACATAGTTGGCATAGAGGGCCGGGTTTTCAGGACCAGACGGGGTGAAATCACAATTGATGTCACCTCCTTCACACCGCTGGCAAAGTCTCTCAGACCGCTTCCCGAGAAATTCCATGGCCTTCGGGACGTCGAGGCAAGGTACAGGATGCGTTATGTCGATCTTGCTGTAAACGATGAAGTGCTGAGCACGTTTATAATGAGGAGCAGAATTATCTCAGCAATACGGCGCTGGCTGGATGACCGGGATTTCATTGAGGTCGAGACACCGGTACTGACGCCTGTACCGGGCGGCGCCCTCGCCCGGCCGTTCGTGACTCATTACAATTTTCTCGAACAGGATTTCTATCTGAGGATCGCCACCGAACTTTACCTGAAGAGGCTGATCGTGGGTGGAATGGAGAAGGTTTACGAGATAGGCAAGGATTTCAGGAACGAGGACATCGATACCACCCACAATCCGGAGTTCACCATGCTTGAGCTGTACCAGGCATACGCAGACTACAATGATATCATGTCACTGACAGAGAGCCTGGTAAGCGACGCACTGCTGTCGGTGAAGGGCGATTACACTGTAAGCTACAGAGGGAACAGTCTGGACTTCAAGCCGCCATGGCGGAGAATAACAATGGTCGACGCAATAAGGGAAATCGGTGAAATAGATATCGATGCCGACGATGCTGAGTCGCTTCAGAAAACAGCGGCGAAACTGAAGCTTGAGGACATCCAAGACGGGATGAGCGCCGGTGAACTCATTGCAGAGATTTTCGACCAGAAGGTCCAGGAAATGATCGTGCAGCCGACAATCGTCTACGACCATCCCGTCGAAGTCAGCCCGCTTGCCAAGAAGAAGCGGGGTAACCCCAGGTTCGCCGAACGATTCGAGCCGTTCGTGTGCGGCATGGAATTTGGGAATGCATTTTCGGAGCTGAATGATCCCATTGAGCAGAAAGAAAATTTCGAGAGGCAGAGAGTCAGGCGGGAAGGCGGGGACGTGGAGGCGCATCCTTATGATGAGGATTATATCGTCGCGATGGAATACGGCCTGCCGCCGACTGGTGGTCTGGGTCTTGGCATAGACAGGCTCTGCATGGTGTTCTCCGGCACAGATTCGATAAAGGAAGTGATTCTCTTCCCTCAACTGAAGAGGAAAGAGGAGTGA
- a CDS encoding DMT family transporter, whose amino-acid sequence MSSVRDAVYFMAMATMWALNYPLLKIALQYEAPLFVLLFRVAFGALFSLVIIGGFRNIPRGLGDNLLVMVTGLLNSALFMGFWFLGENTEPASISSIIIYTFPIMNVVLSYFFLKERVTGTRIAGVVTGFAGMFIIFAEQLSLSLNPGLIYLVLAAFVWSVSAVIYKKYLVGRSVGGVNALQFAYSVPFVLLWAAVSEKFSVSGINLTFILIAVYMGLFGSAFAYLIYFQLMRKYDVTRISGMFFLVPAVSVVLSYALLGETNSIYTYFGFALISLGIFIGSRDGPKKVSAPEHPEETVQRFRE is encoded by the coding sequence GTGTCTTCGGTCAGGGATGCGGTCTATTTCATGGCAATGGCTACCATGTGGGCCCTGAACTATCCGCTGCTGAAAATTGCGCTGCAGTATGAAGCGCCGCTTTTTGTGCTGCTGTTCCGTGTCGCCTTTGGCGCACTCTTCTCTCTTGTCATTATAGGCGGTTTCAGGAACATTCCCAGAGGACTGGGGGACAACTTGCTCGTCATGGTTACCGGGCTGCTCAATTCGGCGCTTTTCATGGGATTCTGGTTTCTGGGAGAAAATACGGAACCCGCGTCCATTTCTTCAATAATAATCTACACCTTCCCGATCATGAATGTTGTCCTCTCCTATTTTTTCCTGAAGGAGAGAGTGACTGGGACGAGAATCGCAGGTGTTGTGACAGGTTTCGCCGGTATGTTCATAATTTTTGCAGAACAGCTGAGCCTCAGCCTGAATCCAGGACTTATCTATCTTGTGCTTGCGGCATTCGTATGGTCAGTCTCTGCGGTCATCTACAAGAAGTACCTTGTGGGAAGAAGCGTCGGCGGCGTAAACGCACTTCAGTTCGCATACTCCGTCCCGTTTGTCCTGCTGTGGGCAGCAGTTTCCGAAAAGTTCAGCGTATCGGGGATAAATCTGACTTTCATTCTGATAGCGGTGTATATGGGGCTGTTCGGCTCCGCTTTTGCCTATCTCATCTACTTCCAGCTGATGCGCAAATACGACGTAACCCGGATTTCAGGAATGTTTTTCCTCGTGCCTGCGGTTTCGGTCGTACTGAGTTATGCACTTCTCGGAGAGACCAACAGCATCTACACGTATTTCGGTTTCGCACTGATATCGCTTGGGATATTCATAGGTTCCAGGGACGGGCCCAAAAAAGTCTCCGCGCCGGAGCATCCAGAGGAAACAGTGCAGCGGTTCCGGGAATAG
- a CDS encoding dipeptide epimerase yields the protein MIKSVEHRILEIPMKKAFRISLGSTQSYEGFLITVRTDDGLTGYGEAVPTPFITGETLGSIREALGILGPVLTGLDETGTELIAEIMEKTIAGSYAAKCGIDMALWDLMGKRAGLPLSSLLGGYRKSIPTSFTVDIGTMDEVEKYTKEFVETGIRTVKVKLGRGLREDYERVKRARQTAGDSVMIYVDFNQSYSAKKAVELSSIIHKFEIEFLEQPTPASDISGLRFVREKSGIPVMADEAVHGPEDAMRIVKAEAADMINMKLMKAGGISRGRKIIEIAEAAGMPVMIGCMVETKIAVTAGTHLALGMKNVKYADLDGYSSLVQDITAGGLVLENGENSVSGKPGLGLSIAQEVGTHG from the coding sequence ATGATAAAATCTGTTGAGCACAGGATACTCGAAATTCCGATGAAGAAAGCTTTCAGGATTTCGCTCGGAAGTACGCAGTCGTACGAGGGTTTCCTCATTACTGTCAGAACCGACGACGGACTGACAGGTTACGGCGAAGCGGTGCCGACACCGTTCATTACAGGCGAAACACTGGGCTCAATCCGGGAGGCGCTGGGAATTCTGGGCCCTGTTCTCACCGGGCTTGATGAAACGGGAACGGAGCTGATAGCCGAAATCATGGAAAAAACGATTGCCGGATCCTATGCGGCCAAGTGCGGCATAGACATGGCACTTTGGGATCTCATGGGCAAAAGGGCCGGTCTGCCGCTGTCATCCCTGCTTGGAGGTTACAGGAAAAGCATACCGACTTCTTTTACGGTGGACATCGGAACGATGGATGAAGTGGAGAAATACACGAAGGAATTTGTCGAGACGGGCATCAGGACAGTGAAGGTAAAGCTCGGCCGTGGACTGCGGGAGGATTATGAACGGGTAAAGAGGGCAAGACAGACTGCTGGAGACAGCGTGATGATATATGTTGATTTCAACCAGTCCTATTCGGCTAAGAAGGCCGTAGAGCTCAGCTCCATCATCCATAAATTCGAAATAGAATTCCTGGAACAGCCGACTCCTGCGAGCGATATTTCAGGGCTAAGATTTGTGAGGGAGAAAAGCGGCATTCCTGTCATGGCGGATGAGGCCGTTCATGGGCCGGAAGATGCAATGAGGATTGTAAAGGCAGAAGCAGCGGATATGATAAACATGAAGCTGATGAAGGCCGGCGGCATCAGCAGGGGCAGAAAAATTATAGAGATTGCGGAGGCGGCGGGAATGCCTGTAATGATTGGATGCATGGTGGAAACAAAGATAGCCGTGACGGCCGGAACGCATCTTGCGCTGGGCATGAAAAATGTGAAATATGCAGATCTTGACGGCTACTCAAGCCTGGTGCAAGACATAACCGCCGGCGGGCTTGTTCTGGAGAACGGGGAGAACAGCGTGTCCGGAAAACCGGGCCTGGGCCTTTCCATAGCACAGGAGGTTGGCACTCACGGATGA
- a CDS encoding C40 family peptidase, translated as MRNLKLRTIIGVSDLRAEPKFRSERVSQTIFGEAVDVLKGGSGDYMHVRAADGYEAYTSRNGFGKVSAEPEYKIVQAWKTGDIRLPVGSLLTEDDVEKMLIPRKFYRPLDYSVDVLGLARGYLGVPYLWGGVSEFGIDCSGLVQRVFGFNGVKLPRNAGEQEHAGKIVSSLDEAEPEDTVFFPGHVGIYMGKGRLIHANLHNQRVSITDLSDRSAYSSYLRKHVTSIRRIRN; from the coding sequence GTGAGGAATCTGAAACTGAGGACAATTATCGGCGTATCGGATCTGAGGGCGGAACCGAAATTCAGATCTGAAAGGGTAAGCCAGACCATTTTCGGCGAGGCGGTCGATGTGCTGAAAGGCGGAAGCGGCGACTACATGCATGTCAGGGCTGCCGACGGATACGAGGCATACACGTCCAGAAACGGTTTCGGGAAGGTGTCGGCAGAACCGGAATACAAGATTGTGCAGGCCTGGAAGACAGGCGATATCAGGCTGCCGGTAGGCTCCCTTCTGACAGAGGATGACGTGGAAAAAATGCTTATCCCCCGGAAATTTTACAGGCCGCTTGATTATTCTGTTGATGTGCTGGGGCTGGCACGCGGATATCTCGGCGTTCCCTACCTGTGGGGCGGAGTGTCGGAATTCGGTATAGACTGCTCCGGACTGGTTCAGCGCGTGTTCGGATTCAACGGTGTGAAACTTCCCAGGAATGCGGGTGAGCAGGAACATGCCGGTAAAATCGTATCATCTCTTGATGAGGCGGAGCCTGAGGATACTGTCTTCTTTCCGGGACATGTCGGAATATACATGGGAAAGGGGCGCCTGATTCATGCCAATCTGCACAATCAGAGGGTGAGCATAACCGATCTGTCTGACCGTAGCGCATATTCATCCTATCTGAGGAAACATGTGACATCAATAAGGAGGATAAGGAACTGA
- a CDS encoding amidohydrolase family protein, whose protein sequence is MFEIVNGLIADGSGRPLFENPGIIVRKDRMFFDTRAGKNPRAKVIDAGSLVIAPGFIDAHSHSDVAVLRNPRAENRILQGITTEVTGNCGFSPFPVTDLNRDAMKREYVRSGVRLRWNNLSGYAEAVNRVRPAINIAPLQGHGNLRAAAMGYAGRAPDGKELRLMKKLLSESMAAGSFGLSSGLEYTPSSFANWKELASLCSVVSKFGGVYATHMRNEDDFLEKSVAESLKVSREGGVRLEISHLKSTRRANWGKVVTVLAELERKSARNRAIAWDAYPYAACHTDLTITLPSYIMDGGFSSMLTAVADAKTRAKVMADMEKDRDMEDWNAIVVEDITSGEISHFNNRNIGDIARQMNTVAPEAVLKLLEINGHDIAIIVHNMAQEDVDRVFSHPLTGIGSDSSVYTGGHPHPRAFGTFPRAFARYVRELKSCPMELMVIKASGLNAERFSIQMRGFLRDGYFADIVIFSPVVIADRSTYEQPSIEPEGIRHLFVNGVPEIEDGKVTGRRGGRVLKLNAA, encoded by the coding sequence GTGTTCGAAATTGTCAACGGCTTAATTGCCGACGGAAGCGGCAGGCCCCTTTTTGAAAATCCCGGTATAATCGTCAGGAAGGACAGAATGTTCTTTGACACCAGGGCCGGGAAGAATCCCCGGGCAAAGGTGATCGACGCCGGCAGTCTGGTCATTGCCCCCGGGTTCATCGACGCCCATTCACACTCCGATGTAGCTGTCCTGCGCAATCCACGTGCAGAAAACAGGATACTCCAGGGTATAACTACCGAGGTAACGGGTAATTGCGGCTTTTCCCCTTTTCCTGTGACGGATCTCAACAGGGATGCGATGAAACGGGAATATGTGCGATCCGGCGTCAGGCTGAGATGGAACAACCTGAGCGGATATGCGGAAGCGGTCAACAGGGTCAGGCCGGCAATCAACATTGCACCCCTGCAGGGACACGGGAATCTCAGGGCCGCTGCCATGGGTTATGCCGGAAGGGCGCCGGACGGCAAAGAGCTAAGGCTGATGAAGAAACTCCTTTCCGAAAGTATGGCAGCCGGCTCTTTCGGCCTTTCATCCGGGCTGGAATACACGCCATCATCATTTGCGAACTGGAAGGAACTTGCCTCGCTCTGTTCAGTCGTTTCAAAATTCGGCGGGGTCTATGCGACCCACATGAGAAACGAGGATGATTTCCTTGAGAAATCTGTCGCCGAATCGCTGAAGGTATCCAGAGAAGGGGGCGTCAGGCTGGAAATATCCCACCTGAAGTCAACGAGGAGGGCCAACTGGGGCAAGGTGGTGACGGTCCTCGCTGAGCTTGAAAGAAAATCGGCCAGGAACAGGGCAATAGCATGGGATGCATACCCGTATGCGGCCTGCCACACAGATCTGACAATCACCCTTCCCTCGTACATAATGGACGGCGGTTTCTCCTCGATGCTCACGGCAGTTGCGGATGCGAAGACAAGAGCGAAGGTTATGGCCGACATGGAAAAGGACAGGGATATGGAAGACTGGAATGCGATTGTCGTGGAAGACATCACTTCAGGCGAAATTTCGCATTTCAATAACAGAAATATCGGTGACATTGCCAGGCAGATGAACACGGTAGCCCCGGAGGCTGTATTGAAACTGCTTGAGATCAACGGTCATGATATCGCAATTATCGTGCACAACATGGCACAGGAGGACGTCGACAGGGTGTTCAGCCATCCGCTGACCGGAATAGGCAGCGACAGTTCCGTTTATACAGGCGGCCATCCCCACCCGCGGGCATTCGGCACTTTTCCAAGGGCGTTTGCACGTTACGTCAGGGAACTCAAAAGCTGTCCGATGGAGCTCATGGTAATAAAAGCATCGGGACTCAATGCTGAAAGATTTTCAATACAGATGAGAGGATTCCTGCGTGACGGATATTTTGCCGACATAGTCATATTCAGCCCGGTGGTCATTGCAGACAGGAGCACTTATGAGCAGCCTTCCATAGAGCCGGAGGGCATAAGACACCTGTTTGTAAACGGCGTTCCTGAAATAGAAGATGGGAAGGTTACAGGCAGGCGGGGCGGGAGAGTGCTTAAGCTGAATGCCGCATGA